One window of Chlamydia sp. 04-14 genomic DNA carries:
- a CDS encoding DUF502 domain-containing protein produces the protein MKKHFITGLIILLPLAITLAIVGMIMNFLTQPFVGLVSGFFERISFYSKHKALLKFVLQIILLFGLFFATVLLGFLARLMIFKSLLSIYDKVLHRIPIIKTVYKAAQQVMTTIFGSQSGSFKQVVMVPFPNAQTRCIGLVAGDAPNICSDDPEDPMITVFIPTTPNPTSGFLTLFKKSDITFLDMKIEDAFKYIISCGVLTSGSNTSCSPITEALGQNPQ, from the coding sequence ATGAAAAAACACTTTATTACAGGCCTGATTATCCTTCTCCCCCTAGCAATTACTCTTGCTATTGTCGGAATGATAATGAATTTTCTTACTCAGCCGTTTGTTGGCCTGGTTTCAGGATTTTTCGAACGTATCAGCTTTTATTCCAAACACAAAGCTCTACTGAAATTTGTCTTGCAGATCATCCTCTTGTTTGGATTATTCTTCGCTACAGTCCTTCTAGGATTTCTTGCACGTTTAATGATCTTCAAATCTCTGCTATCTATTTACGACAAAGTTCTTCACAGAATCCCTATTATAAAAACTGTTTATAAGGCTGCTCAACAAGTCATGACAACAATCTTCGGATCCCAATCCGGATCATTCAAACAAGTTGTTATGGTTCCTTTCCCCAATGCACAAACACGTTGTATCGGTCTCGTTGCAGGGGATGCACCAAATATCTGCTCTGATGATCCCGAAGATCCTATGATTACAGTATTTATTCCTACAACACCTAACCCCACTTCAGGTTTTCTCACTCTTTTTAAAAAATCTGATATTACTTTCTTGGATATGAAAATTGAGGATGCTTTCAAGTATATTATTTCTTGTGGCGTGCTCACTTCGGGATCAAATACCTCATGTTCCCCAATTACTGAAGCTTTAGGGCAAAATCCTCAGTGA
- a CDS encoding small basic protein has protein sequence MSRHRSYGKSIKGETKRNVLKRFERIDVLRKLGRWNDATAKKATGLPKTPVMK, from the coding sequence ATGTCACGACATCGTAGTTACGGTAAATCCATTAAAGGGGAAACTAAAAGAAACGTACTTAAACGTTTTGAACGGATAGACGTTTTGCGTAAACTAGGCCGTTGGAATGATGCTACAGCAAAAAAAGCTACAGGCCTTCCTAAAACTCCTGTAATGAAATAA
- the ybeY gene encoding rRNA maturation RNase YbeY encodes MKEVPIEVCISNKQSDVSIRIQSAKKLVLCCLQHWKIQTDQVYIYFLEDEALAQLHDEIFSDPSLTDTITLPIDSPGTASQPHILGEAFISPKAAIRFLKDRAEDSDLLYEEISRYVVHSLLHMLGYDDLTPEERKKMRGKENQTLCMLREKDALLSD; translated from the coding sequence TTGAAAGAAGTTCCTATAGAAGTTTGTATTTCCAACAAGCAAAGCGATGTTTCCATTCGGATACAATCAGCGAAAAAGTTAGTCCTTTGTTGCTTACAACATTGGAAAATTCAGACGGATCAAGTATATATTTATTTCTTGGAAGATGAAGCCTTGGCACAACTTCATGATGAAATATTCTCTGATCCTTCACTAACGGACACTATCACTCTACCTATAGATTCTCCAGGAACTGCTTCTCAACCTCATATTCTTGGGGAAGCCTTCATTAGTCCGAAAGCTGCTATACGATTTTTGAAAGATCGCGCTGAAGATTCTGATCTTCTATATGAAGAGATTTCTCGTTATGTTGTTCATTCTCTCCTTCACATGCTTGGATATGATGACCTGACTCCTGAAGAAAGAAAAAAAATGAGAGGTAAAGAAAATCAAACGCTATGTATGTTAAGAGAAAAAGACGCGCTTTTATCAGATTAA
- a CDS encoding hemolysin family protein, translated as MLDFLLAISILTLLFATALTQKSVKTQDENDKQHRQHCQSNTPILLASVLLSLYGILGITIYSKYTFSTKSLSLTFWVIYILAAPLAYGFLPYCIKLHRGIGSSLCFISSLFQAFFLPFQRSINNIDDDPKIHSSEMENQLSEAVSSFDKLIVREIMIPKVDIFAIQEDTPIRNAFPAIVEEGYSRIPLYKKNIDNITGVLLVKDLLAMYPKSIDSSQPVSSVAKPPLYAPEIKKASSLLQEFRQKHRHLAIIVNEYGVTEGIVSMEDIIEEIFGEIADEYDVQEDIPYKKVGNSWIVDGRMNISDAEEYFNLKIHHENSYDTLGGHVFHKVGAVPQKGMKIHHENFDIEIITCSERSVGKLKITPRKKKISLP; from the coding sequence ATGCTTGATTTCCTATTAGCAATTTCTATCCTCACTCTCCTGTTTGCGACGGCACTCACACAAAAATCTGTTAAAACACAAGATGAAAATGATAAACAACACCGACAACATTGTCAGTCAAATACCCCTATTCTTTTAGCCTCTGTATTACTCAGTTTATATGGAATTTTGGGAATCACTATTTACTCTAAATATACATTCTCAACCAAAAGCTTATCTCTTACCTTTTGGGTAATTTATATTCTTGCAGCCCCATTGGCTTACGGTTTCCTTCCTTATTGCATAAAACTCCATAGAGGAATTGGCTCCTCACTGTGTTTCATCTCTTCTCTATTTCAAGCATTTTTTCTCCCCTTCCAACGCTCCATCAATAACATTGATGACGATCCTAAAATTCATAGTTCAGAAATGGAGAATCAACTGTCTGAAGCTGTATCATCTTTTGATAAATTGATCGTTCGAGAAATTATGATTCCTAAAGTAGATATCTTTGCTATTCAAGAAGATACGCCTATCCGCAATGCATTTCCAGCTATCGTAGAAGAAGGCTATAGCCGGATTCCTCTATATAAGAAAAATATCGATAATATTACTGGCGTACTTCTGGTAAAAGATTTGTTGGCCATGTATCCTAAATCTATAGACTCCTCTCAACCTGTATCTTCAGTAGCTAAGCCTCCATTGTATGCTCCGGAAATTAAAAAAGCTTCTTCACTACTTCAGGAATTCCGTCAGAAACATCGTCACCTAGCAATCATAGTAAATGAATATGGTGTTACCGAAGGAATTGTCAGTATGGAAGATATCATTGAAGAAATCTTCGGTGAAATTGCTGACGAGTATGACGTTCAAGAAGATATTCCTTATAAAAAAGTTGGAAACTCTTGGATCGTAGATGGACGTATGAATATCTCTGATGCTGAGGAATATTTTAATCTAAAAATCCATCATGAGAACAGCTATGATACCTTAGGAGGACATGTATTTCATAAAGTGGGTGCTGTCCCACAAAAAGGTATGAAAATTCATCATGAAAACTTCGATATCGAAATTATCACTTGCTCAGAACGTAGTGTAGGCAAACTCAAAATCACCCCAAGAAAAAAGAAGATATCTCTTCCATAA
- a CDS encoding anti-sigma factor antagonist gives MNNIQKEEHGTTAVLHLQGKLDGISSPEVQENISQSLSSGIKNIVLDCTNLDYMSSAGIRVLLQSYHQVGKHSGKIVLTCVPKTIEQTLYVTGFLSYFKMFNSVQEALQALSKDED, from the coding sequence ATGAATAACATCCAAAAAGAAGAGCACGGAACCACTGCTGTCTTACATCTCCAAGGAAAACTTGACGGGATCTCTTCTCCGGAAGTACAAGAAAATATCTCACAATCCCTATCTTCAGGAATCAAAAATATCGTTCTTGATTGCACGAATTTAGACTATATGTCTAGTGCTGGCATTCGTGTTCTTTTACAAAGCTACCACCAAGTAGGAAAACATTCCGGAAAAATTGTTCTTACCTGTGTCCCTAAAACAATAGAGCAAACTCTATACGTTACCGGATTCCTCTCATATTTTAAAATGTTCAATAGCGTACAAGAAGCATTACAAGCATTAAGCAAAGACGAAGATTGA
- a CDS encoding DUF3604 domain-containing protein: MRRSVCYVNPSVARAGQISTWKFLYSLVDYLPEGTKLKFDLGCQGRPIDWETPSIDLKQSRNTIYLETPKGDILTAVMIPIPNSPVHQYEFTLPYELEAGETLTIVLGPSPEHPQTDEAGNGAQLFTQRRKPFYLYVDTEGKGNYDEPDIFTMDIRGNVLKHIQIFTPSYVVKNKRFDITVRFEDEFNNLTNFSPENTRIELSYEHLRENLNWQLFIPETGFVILPNLYFNEPGIYRIQLKNLLTNEIFISAPIKCFPDAAPNLMWGLLHGESERVDSEENIEACLRHFRDDCALNFYASSSFDNQEGLTPDLWKMINQTIGDFNEEDRFISLSGIQYFGEPGEEGLRQILYIKENKSCSKHKDCKIASLSKLYKSASAHEVISIPCFTASKRYGFNFNNFHPEFERVAEIYNSWGCSERTEKEGNIFPIKGSDSEVESGTLIEALKRNLRFGFVAGGLDDRGIYSKFFDANQQQYTPGLTAIVCNKYNRESLVEALYQRHCYATTGPRIIVSFNITSAPMGSELSTTTKPGLAVNRHISGYVAGTAQLKTVEIIRNGKVIKTFYPDSNNLDYEYDDMEPLSKVTLKDPKGKIPFVFYYLRVTQIDQSMAWSSPIWVDLH; the protein is encoded by the coding sequence ATGCGCAGATCTGTTTGTTATGTTAATCCTTCCGTAGCTAGAGCTGGGCAAATATCCACGTGGAAATTTCTTTACTCTCTAGTTGACTATCTCCCTGAAGGAACAAAACTTAAATTTGACCTAGGGTGTCAAGGAAGACCAATAGATTGGGAAACTCCCTCTATTGATCTAAAACAATCTCGCAATACTATCTATTTAGAAACACCTAAAGGGGATATTCTTACTGCTGTAATGATCCCCATCCCCAATAGCCCTGTTCATCAATACGAATTTACCCTCCCCTATGAATTAGAAGCTGGTGAGACTCTTACCATTGTTCTCGGGCCTTCTCCAGAACATCCACAAACAGATGAAGCAGGAAACGGTGCTCAGCTATTTACTCAACGTAGAAAACCTTTCTATCTTTATGTAGATACCGAAGGCAAAGGAAACTATGATGAGCCCGATATCTTTACCATGGATATTCGAGGTAATGTTCTTAAACATATCCAGATTTTTACACCTTCCTATGTTGTAAAGAATAAACGTTTCGATATCACTGTGCGATTTGAAGACGAGTTCAATAACCTTACGAACTTCTCACCAGAAAATACACGTATTGAACTCTCCTATGAGCATCTAAGAGAAAACCTTAATTGGCAATTATTTATTCCTGAAACTGGATTCGTTATTCTACCTAATCTCTACTTCAACGAACCTGGAATCTATAGAATTCAATTAAAAAATCTTTTAACGAACGAAATCTTCATTTCCGCACCTATAAAATGTTTTCCAGATGCAGCTCCAAATCTTATGTGGGGCTTACTACACGGAGAATCAGAACGTGTAGATTCTGAAGAGAATATAGAGGCATGTTTACGACATTTTAGGGATGATTGTGCTTTAAACTTTTATGCCTCATCATCTTTCGATAATCAGGAAGGTTTAACGCCTGATCTTTGGAAAATGATCAACCAAACTATAGGAGATTTTAATGAAGAAGATCGTTTTATCTCCTTATCCGGTATACAATATTTTGGAGAACCTGGAGAAGAAGGTCTTCGCCAAATTCTCTATATAAAAGAAAATAAATCTTGTTCGAAACATAAAGACTGTAAGATTGCTTCTTTATCAAAACTCTATAAAAGCGCTTCAGCTCACGAGGTCATTTCGATACCGTGTTTCACAGCATCAAAACGTTATGGTTTTAACTTCAATAATTTCCATCCAGAATTTGAACGCGTTGCGGAAATTTATAATTCCTGGGGATGTTCAGAACGAACAGAAAAAGAAGGAAATATTTTCCCCATTAAAGGATCAGATTCTGAAGTTGAATCAGGGACATTAATAGAAGCATTAAAACGTAATCTACGTTTTGGTTTTGTTGCAGGTGGTCTCGATGATCGGGGTATCTATAGCAAATTTTTCGATGCTAACCAACAACAATACACTCCAGGGCTCACTGCCATTGTATGTAATAAATACAATCGAGAATCTCTTGTAGAAGCTTTATATCAGCGTCACTGCTATGCAACTACAGGACCAAGAATTATTGTTAGCTTTAACATTACCTCGGCTCCTATGGGTTCTGAGTTGTCAACAACTACAAAACCCGGCCTTGCTGTAAATCGTCATATCTCAGGATATGTTGCAGGAACAGCTCAACTAAAAACTGTTGAGATTATCCGTAACGGGAAAGTGATAAAAACGTTCTATCCTGATAGTAACAATCTAGATTACGAATATGATGATATGGAACCTCTATCTAAAGTAACTCTTAAAGATCCTAAAGGAAAAATTCCTTTTGTGTTCTACTATCTCCGAGTAACTCAAATAGATCAATCTATGGCATGGAGTTCTCCTATCTGGGTGGATCTTCATTAA
- a CDS encoding CofH family radical SAM protein, with amino-acid sequence MTTTPIPRILPKNSWLKHLFDNYIEGTRLSTEDALRLLLLEDEDDQRALWAFANMVRQKYVGDVVYYSSTFYLYPTNFCEFNCTFCAFYAKPGDPKGWFYTPNQLIAKIRALDVPITETHIVSGCFPDCNLDYYTELFSKIKENFPHIHIKALTGIEYAYLANLHNIPVVEVLKILKNAGLDSIPGGGFDILVDEIRQILAPGRLSSQDFLEIHKEAHNLGIPSNSTMLCYHRERPEDIVTHMNKLRSLQDDTLGFKNFVLLKFATENNPLGKRLRKLGSSHNITPASIIAVARLFLDNFRNIKALWNYLGIEQALHLLSCGANDFSSTHIGEKVFQMASSNQNIKMDIEGMASLIKKQGRIPCLTNSRDV; translated from the coding sequence ATGACGACGACACCCATCCCCCGCATTCTGCCTAAGAACTCTTGGTTGAAGCATCTATTCGATAATTATATAGAAGGAACACGTCTTTCTACAGAAGATGCCTTACGCTTGCTTCTCCTCGAAGATGAAGATGACCAGCGTGCCTTATGGGCATTTGCAAATATGGTACGTCAAAAATATGTTGGAGATGTCGTTTACTACTCCTCAACGTTCTATTTATATCCTACAAATTTCTGTGAATTCAACTGTACTTTCTGCGCTTTTTATGCAAAACCAGGAGATCCTAAAGGCTGGTTTTATACACCAAATCAGCTAATAGCAAAAATCCGCGCCCTAGATGTTCCCATTACAGAAACACATATCGTTTCTGGATGCTTCCCAGATTGTAATTTAGACTATTATACTGAACTATTCAGCAAGATTAAGGAAAACTTCCCCCATATCCATATCAAAGCACTAACAGGTATCGAATATGCCTATCTCGCCAATCTACATAACATTCCCGTTGTAGAGGTTTTAAAAATCCTTAAGAATGCTGGATTGGATTCTATTCCTGGAGGGGGATTCGATATTCTTGTTGATGAAATACGGCAAATACTAGCTCCAGGACGTTTATCCTCTCAAGATTTCTTAGAAATTCATAAAGAGGCGCATAATCTCGGAATACCTAGTAACAGTACTATGTTATGTTACCATAGAGAACGTCCTGAAGATATTGTCACACACATGAATAAATTGCGAAGCCTTCAAGACGATACTTTAGGATTTAAGAACTTTGTATTGTTAAAGTTTGCAACAGAAAATAATCCTTTAGGGAAAAGATTACGAAAATTAGGCAGTTCCCATAATATCACGCCAGCATCTATCATTGCTGTAGCAAGATTATTTTTGGATAATTTTAGAAATATAAAAGCCTTGTGGAATTACTTGGGAATCGAGCAAGCTCTACATTTGCTATCCTGTGGAGCCAATGATTTCTCGTCCACACACATCGGAGAAAAGGTTTTTCAGATGGCCTCTTCGAATCAAAATATAAAAATGGATATTGAGGGAATGGCAAGCCTCATCAAAAAACAAGGACGCATACCATGTCTGACAAATTCGAGAGACGTATAA
- a CDS encoding menaquinone biosynthesis protein — MSDKFERRITLGCVSYINAFPFSLELAKCEDILLHTAPPADLLRKLLDGSLQFALTSAVGLLTHPLGKLPGFGIAAYKKILSVNLYAASTFFTSEKLRIAATKESRSSVMLLNILCRHLWNTPLPEIIQLSSEEVIEKAEEYDGLLLIGDKALHHPYIPGFATYDLAQGWYELTQLPFVFAVVLSNNPQGSDIIQAALESSLSYFESHPETAIAKAIERTQLPKALIKEYYSLCRYRLREEDYEGLERFREYHATIYQQA, encoded by the coding sequence ATGTCTGACAAATTCGAGAGACGTATAACTTTAGGTTGTGTAAGCTATATCAACGCTTTTCCTTTTTCTTTAGAACTTGCCAAATGTGAGGATATCCTTCTTCATACAGCACCTCCAGCAGATCTACTTAGGAAACTCCTTGACGGTAGTTTACAATTTGCTCTTACCTCTGCAGTAGGATTGCTAACCCATCCCTTAGGAAAGCTTCCAGGATTTGGCATAGCTGCTTATAAGAAAATTCTTAGTGTAAATCTCTATGCTGCATCGACATTTTTCACCTCAGAAAAACTCCGTATTGCAGCAACAAAAGAAAGCCGCTCTTCTGTAATGTTACTGAATATTCTTTGTCGTCATTTGTGGAACACTCCTCTCCCAGAGATTATTCAGCTCTCTTCCGAGGAAGTGATCGAGAAAGCTGAAGAGTATGATGGCTTATTATTAATTGGCGATAAAGCTCTACACCATCCTTACATCCCAGGATTTGCAACTTATGATCTTGCTCAAGGATGGTATGAACTTACCCAGTTACCTTTTGTTTTTGCTGTCGTTCTTTCTAATAACCCTCAGGGAAGCGATATTATACAAGCAGCATTAGAAAGCTCATTGAGCTATTTTGAATCTCATCCAGAAACAGCTATAGCAAAAGCTATAGAACGCACCCAGTTACCAAAAGCTCTTATTAAAGAGTATTACTCTCTCTGTCGTTATCGTCTAAGAGAAGAAGACTATGAAGGCTTAGAAAGATTCCGAGAATATCATGCAACCATCTATCAACAAGCCTAA
- the ubiE gene encoding bifunctional demethylmenaquinone methyltransferase/2-methoxy-6-polyprenyl-1,4-benzoquinol methylase UbiE: MQPSINKPNLQEMFDSLAPKYDRINSILSLGMHHLWNRKFSKMLGRSERILDLCSGTGKVAYRYIRDYPGSKATLVDFSSNMLSKAKQRYPNAPFTFIEGDIIQLPIDQESQTLAAMAYGLRNLPDSKNALHEIYRILKQDGSLGILELTSPSNKHPMYLAHQLYLKFLVPRIGRLCSKNKQAYQYLAESIKNLPSDHYLEQIFKDTKFQISKKRKLAFGAATIWILQKI, from the coding sequence ATGCAACCATCTATCAACAAGCCTAATCTTCAGGAGATGTTTGACTCTTTGGCGCCTAAATATGATAGGATCAATTCTATCCTATCTTTAGGGATGCATCATTTATGGAATCGTAAGTTTTCAAAAATGTTAGGAAGGTCAGAACGTATTTTAGATCTTTGTTCAGGTACGGGGAAAGTTGCCTATAGATATATTCGTGATTATCCAGGATCAAAAGCAACACTAGTAGATTTCTCATCGAATATGCTCTCGAAAGCAAAACAACGCTACCCTAATGCTCCTTTTACCTTTATAGAAGGAGATATTATCCAATTGCCTATCGATCAAGAATCACAGACGTTAGCAGCAATGGCCTATGGATTACGAAACCTTCCTGATTCTAAAAATGCTCTTCATGAAATCTATCGTATTTTAAAACAAGACGGATCCCTAGGAATTTTAGAGCTCACCTCACCTTCTAATAAACATCCTATGTATCTAGCACATCAGTTATACTTAAAATTTTTAGTTCCCCGGATAGGAAGGTTATGTTCTAAAAATAAACAAGCCTATCAATACTTAGCTGAAAGCATTAAGAATCTTCCTAGTGATCATTACCTAGAACAAATCTTCAAAGATACGAAATTCCAAATAAGTAAAAAAAGAAAACTTGCCTTTGGAGCAGCTACTATTTGGATATTACAAAAGATCTAA
- a CDS encoding UPF0158 family protein translates to MTTYPVPQNPLLLRALRLMDAFSKSDDERDFYLDRVEGFILYIDLDKDQEDLDKIYEELEVNAERYCLIPKLTFYEVKKIMETFINEKIYDIDTKEKFLEILQSKNAREQFLEFIYDHESELEKWQQFYVERSRIRIIEWLRNNKFHFVFEEDLDFTKHILEQFKIHLFDTKVSKELSQARQLLVNKAKVYYSNEALNPRPKRGRPPKQSAKVESETTISSDIYTKVPAVARRFLFLPEITSASSITFSEKFDTEEEFLAHLRGSGRVEDQLNLANLSERFASLKELSAKLGYDSLSTGDFFGDDDDSDDDEKPASKSKAPAKRGRKKSS, encoded by the coding sequence TCTAAGTCTGATGACGAGAGAGATTTTTATTTAGATCGTGTTGAGGGGTTTATCCTCTATATTGATTTAGATAAAGATCAAGAAGACTTGGATAAGATCTATGAAGAATTAGAGGTAAATGCGGAACGTTATTGTTTAATTCCTAAATTGACGTTCTATGAAGTTAAGAAGATCATGGAGACGTTTATCAATGAAAAAATTTATGATATTGATACAAAAGAAAAGTTTCTTGAAATTTTACAGTCTAAAAATGCTCGGGAGCAATTTTTAGAATTTATCTATGATCATGAATCTGAATTAGAGAAGTGGCAACAATTTTATGTAGAACGTTCTCGTATACGTATTATTGAGTGGTTGCGTAATAATAAATTTCATTTCGTCTTTGAAGAAGATTTAGACTTTACGAAGCATATTTTAGAGCAGTTTAAAATCCATCTTTTCGATACCAAAGTATCAAAAGAGTTATCACAAGCACGTCAGTTGCTCGTGAATAAGGCTAAAGTTTATTATTCTAACGAAGCTCTAAATCCTCGTCCTAAACGAGGCCGTCCTCCGAAGCAATCAGCAAAAGTAGAATCTGAGACTACAATATCCAGTGATATTTACACTAAGGTACCCGCGGTTGCTCGACGTTTTCTTTTCCTTCCGGAAATTACTTCAGCATCTTCAATCACATTTTCTGAGAAATTTGATACAGAAGAAGAGTTCCTTGCACATCTGCGTGGATCAGGCCGTGTTGAAGATCAATTAAATCTTGCTAATCTTTCTGAAAGATTCGCTTCATTGAAAGAGCTGTCCGCAAAATTAGGTTATGATTCACTATCTACGGGAGATTTCTTTGGAGACGATGACGATAGTGATGATGATGAAAAGCCTGCATCTAAGAGTAAGGCTCCTGCTAAGCGCGGTCGTAAGAAATCTTCATAG